Proteins from a genomic interval of Zingiber officinale cultivar Zhangliang chromosome 2A, Zo_v1.1, whole genome shotgun sequence:
- the LOC122043244 gene encoding tetraspanin-3-like, translating into MAEGQKVVGVKTPPCFFPIKPGEAERLLVSVALQIQLAETKMIRGSTSLLGASNFVAFLVSIPILAGGIWLGARANNTDCLRFLQWPIIIIAVTVMVISLMGFAGACYRLSWLLQAYLFAMFFVVAALLGFIIFAFAVTDRGRGQAVVGRGYLEYQLSDYSGWLRDRVDDPRYWEKISSCLREGRACSGMARYDRDPTTGVSVPESADMFYQRQLTSIESGCCKPPTSCGYNYVNETFWTQAGVAVDDSDCVRWTNDQQQLCYQCDSCKAGVLASLRHSWRKVSVINIVMLILLIVVYVIGCAAYRNAQKVNNNEAFGVNRMTKSRPSRFQF; encoded by the exons ATGGCCGAAGGCCAAAAAGTGGTTGGCGTAAAGACTCCACCTTGTTTTTTCCCCATAAAACCCGGAGAAGCAGAGCGCTTGCTTGTGTCAGTGGCACTGCAAATTCAGCTAGCAGAGACGAAGATGATACGGGGCAGCACCAGCCTCCTCGGCGCCTCCAATTTCGTCGCTTTCCTCGTCTCCATCCCCATCCTCGCCGGCGGGATCTGGCTCGGCGCACGGGCCAACAACACCGACTGCCTCCGCTTCCTCCAGTGGCCCATCATCATCATCGCCGTCACCGTCATGGTCATCTCCCTCATGGGCTTCGCCGGCGCCTGCTACCGCCTTTCCTGGCTCCTCCAGGCTTACCTCTTCGCTATGTTCTTCGTCGTCGCCGCGCTCCTGGGCTTCATCATCTTCGCCTTCGCGGTCACCGACCGCGGCCGCGGCCAGGCTGTCGTCGGACGCGGCTACCTCGAGTACCAGCTCTCCGACTACTCCGGCTGGCTCAGGGACCGCGTCGACGATCCTAGGTACTGGGAAAAGATCAGCTCCTGCCTCCGCGAGGGCCGCGCGTGCTCCGGCATGGCGCGGTACGACCGCGACCCGACCACCGGCGTGTCTGTTCCGGAGTCCGCCGATATGTTCTACCAGAGGCAACTCACTTCGATCGAG TCTGGATGCTGCAAGCCACCGACCTCATGTGGCTACAATTATGTGAACGAGACATTTTGGACTCAGGCCGGGGTGGCGGTCGACGATTCAGACTGCGTCCGGTGGACAAACGACCAGCAGCAGCTGTGCTATCAGTGCGACTCGTGCAAGGCGGGTGTGCTCGCGAGCCTCAGGCACAGCTGGAGGAAGGTCTCGGTCATCAACATCGTCATGCTCATCCTCCTCATCGTCGTCTATGTAATTGGATGTGCCGCGTACAGGAACGCACAAAAGGTCAATAACAACGAGGCCTTCGGGGTGAacaggatgaccaagtcgagacCCAGCAGGTTCCAGTTTTAG
- the LOC122043246 gene encoding phosphoinositide phospholipase C 2-like isoform X1, with protein sequence MFRFCTCFRRRRRRRSAWHEYRVCCFFRRRFRPVSTDPPEAIRKEFEEYADAGGVMGVQELAEFLAEVQGEPIDSGTAQAIIDDAREAKPLKVFQKKKGLSLDAFYGFLFSDDNAAHRPDGVSQDMTAPLAHYFIYTGHNSYLTGNQISSLCSDEPVIKALKNGVRVIELDLWPNKTHTDIDVLHGGTLTQPVKLIKCLTSIKKFAFVASEYPVIITFEDHLTAELQAVVARMLTETFGAMLFTSDSKSLENFPSPEALKRRIIISTKPPKEYLESSSKVSKEEDEEQKGGQVKPWSGELSDHEDKPTDIQQQVSDQLDREEEDQIVAPEYKSLIGIAAKKLKSDLGAALKIDPHSVSRLSLSELALEKATDSHATELVRFTQKNLLRIYPKGTRVTSSNYKPLLAWAHGAQMVALNMQGHGKALWLMQGMFRANGGCGYVKKPDRLLKNDDPNDVFDPKAELKVKKILKVRVYNGDGWRFDFDKHHFDPYSPPDFYTRVGIAGVEADTVKMEETHAIEDDWTPVWDEEFEFRLRVPELALLRIEVYEHDLSDPDDFAGQTCLPVWELRTGIRSVKLCDHEGETLPSVKLLMRFDVIDVA encoded by the exons ATGTTTCGATTCTGCACCTGTTTCCGGCGGCGCCGGCGGCGCCGGTCGGCGTGGCACGAGTACAGGGTGTGTTGCTTCTTCCGGCGCCGGTTCAGGCCGGTGTCGACCGATCCGCCGGAGGCGATCAGGAAGGAGTTCGAGGAGTACGCGGACGCCGGCGGTGTGATGGGGGTCCAAGAGCTGGCCGAGTTCCTGGCGGAGGTGCAAGGGGAGCCCATAGACTCCGGCACAGCGCAGGCCATCATCGACGACGCCAGGGAAGCGAAGCCCCTGAAGGTGTTCCAGAAGAAGAAGGGCCTCTCCCTCGACGCCTTCTACGGCTTCCTCTTCTCCGACGACAACGCCGCTCACCGTCCCGACGGA GTTTCCCAAGACATGACTGCTCCACTGGCTCACTATTTCATATACACTGGCCACAACTCCTATTTAACAGGCAATCAGATCAGCAGCCTCTGCAGTGATGAACCAGTCATAAAGGCATTAAAAAATGGAGTGAGAGTCATTGAACTTGATCTCTGGCCTAATAAAACACACACTGATATTGATGTTCTTCACGGAGG TACATTGACTCAGCCAGTGAAACTCATCAAATGCTTGACCTCCATTAAGAAATTTGCCTTTGTAGCATCTGAATATCCAGTCATAATCACTTTTGAAGACCATTTAACTGCGGAGCTTCAAGCTGTAGTAGCTCgg ATGCTGACGGAGACTTTTGGAGCCATGCTGTTTACTTCAGACTCCAAGTCGCTAGAAAATTTTCCTTCGCCAGAAGCATTAAAAAGGAGAATCATAATCTCCACTAAACCACCAAAAGAGTACCTTGAATCATCATCCAAGGTGTCtaaggaagaagacgaagagCAAAAGGGAGGCCAAGTGAAGCCATGGAGTGGAGAGCTTTCAGATCATGAAGACAAACCTACTGAT ATTCAGCAACAAGTAAGTGATCAGCTTGATCGTGAAGAAGAGGATCAGATAGTAGCGCCTGAATACAAGAGTCTGATTGGAATTGCAGCAAAGAAACTGAAGAGTGATTTAGGGGCCGCTCTCAAGATTGATCCTCACAGTGTGAGTCGTCTCAGTTTAAGTGAACTGGCATTGGAGAAAGCTACTGACTCCCATGCAACTGAACTCGTGAG GTTTACTCAAAAGAACTTGCTGCGGATATATCCCAAGGGCACTCGAGTTACTTCTTCCAACTACAAACCATTGCTTGCTTGGGCGCATGGTGCTCAGATGGTTGCACTAAACATGCAG GGGCATGGCAAAGCATTATGGTTGATGCAGGGCATGTTCAGAGCAAACGGAGGCTGTGGGTACGTGAAAAAACCAGATAGATTGTTGAAGAATGATGATCCGAATGACGTCTTTGATCCCAAAGCTGAACTGAAAGTGAAGAAGATTCTCAAGGTGAGAGTGTATAATGGAGATGGCTGGCGATTTGATTTCGACAAGCATCACTTTGATCCTTATTCTCCTCCAGATTTTTATACAAGG GTTGGGATAGCTGGTGTGGAAGCTGATACAGTAAAAATGGAGGAAACACATGCAATCGAGGATGACTGGACGCCGGTTTGGGATGAAGAGTTTGAGTTCCGGTTGAGGGTTCCCGAGCTCGCATTGCTCCGGATCGAGGTTTACGAGCATGACTTGTCGGATCCCGACGACTTCGCCGGCCAGACTTGCTTGCCGGTGTGGGAGTTGCGGACTGGAATCCGGTCGGTGAAGCTTTGCGATCATGAGGGAGAGACTCTCCCGTCGGTCAAGCTATTGATGCGCTTTGACGTCATTGATGTGGCTTGA
- the LOC122043246 gene encoding phosphoinositide phospholipase C 2-like isoform X2, whose product MFRFCTCFRRRRRRRSAWHEYRVCCFFRRRFRPVSTDPPEAIRKEFEEYADAGGVMGVQELAEFLAEVQGEPIDSGTAQAIIDDAREAKPLKVFQKKKGLSLDAFYGFLFSDDNAAHRPDGVSQDMTAPLAHYFIYTGHNSYLTGNQISSLCSDEPVIKALKNGVRVIELDLWPNKTHTDIDVLHGGTLTQPVKLIKCLTSIKKFAFVASEYPVIITFEDHLTAELQAVVARMLTETFGAMLFTSDSKSLENFPSPEALKRRIIISTKPPKEYLESSSKVSKEEDEEQKGGQVKPWSGELSDHEDKPTDIQQQVSDQLDREEEDQIVAPEYKSLIGIAAKKLKSDLGAALKIDPHSVSRLSLSELALEKATDSHATELVRFTQKNLLRIYPKGTRVTSSNYKPLLAWAHGAQMVALNMQGHGKALWLMQGMFRANGGCGYVKKPDRLLKNDDPNDVFDPKAELKVKKILKVGIAGVEADTVKMEETHAIEDDWTPVWDEEFEFRLRVPELALLRIEVYEHDLSDPDDFAGQTCLPVWELRTGIRSVKLCDHEGETLPSVKLLMRFDVIDVA is encoded by the exons ATGTTTCGATTCTGCACCTGTTTCCGGCGGCGCCGGCGGCGCCGGTCGGCGTGGCACGAGTACAGGGTGTGTTGCTTCTTCCGGCGCCGGTTCAGGCCGGTGTCGACCGATCCGCCGGAGGCGATCAGGAAGGAGTTCGAGGAGTACGCGGACGCCGGCGGTGTGATGGGGGTCCAAGAGCTGGCCGAGTTCCTGGCGGAGGTGCAAGGGGAGCCCATAGACTCCGGCACAGCGCAGGCCATCATCGACGACGCCAGGGAAGCGAAGCCCCTGAAGGTGTTCCAGAAGAAGAAGGGCCTCTCCCTCGACGCCTTCTACGGCTTCCTCTTCTCCGACGACAACGCCGCTCACCGTCCCGACGGA GTTTCCCAAGACATGACTGCTCCACTGGCTCACTATTTCATATACACTGGCCACAACTCCTATTTAACAGGCAATCAGATCAGCAGCCTCTGCAGTGATGAACCAGTCATAAAGGCATTAAAAAATGGAGTGAGAGTCATTGAACTTGATCTCTGGCCTAATAAAACACACACTGATATTGATGTTCTTCACGGAGG TACATTGACTCAGCCAGTGAAACTCATCAAATGCTTGACCTCCATTAAGAAATTTGCCTTTGTAGCATCTGAATATCCAGTCATAATCACTTTTGAAGACCATTTAACTGCGGAGCTTCAAGCTGTAGTAGCTCgg ATGCTGACGGAGACTTTTGGAGCCATGCTGTTTACTTCAGACTCCAAGTCGCTAGAAAATTTTCCTTCGCCAGAAGCATTAAAAAGGAGAATCATAATCTCCACTAAACCACCAAAAGAGTACCTTGAATCATCATCCAAGGTGTCtaaggaagaagacgaagagCAAAAGGGAGGCCAAGTGAAGCCATGGAGTGGAGAGCTTTCAGATCATGAAGACAAACCTACTGAT ATTCAGCAACAAGTAAGTGATCAGCTTGATCGTGAAGAAGAGGATCAGATAGTAGCGCCTGAATACAAGAGTCTGATTGGAATTGCAGCAAAGAAACTGAAGAGTGATTTAGGGGCCGCTCTCAAGATTGATCCTCACAGTGTGAGTCGTCTCAGTTTAAGTGAACTGGCATTGGAGAAAGCTACTGACTCCCATGCAACTGAACTCGTGAG GTTTACTCAAAAGAACTTGCTGCGGATATATCCCAAGGGCACTCGAGTTACTTCTTCCAACTACAAACCATTGCTTGCTTGGGCGCATGGTGCTCAGATGGTTGCACTAAACATGCAG GGGCATGGCAAAGCATTATGGTTGATGCAGGGCATGTTCAGAGCAAACGGAGGCTGTGGGTACGTGAAAAAACCAGATAGATTGTTGAAGAATGATGATCCGAATGACGTCTTTGATCCCAAAGCTGAACTGAAAGTGAAGAAGATTCTCAAG GTTGGGATAGCTGGTGTGGAAGCTGATACAGTAAAAATGGAGGAAACACATGCAATCGAGGATGACTGGACGCCGGTTTGGGATGAAGAGTTTGAGTTCCGGTTGAGGGTTCCCGAGCTCGCATTGCTCCGGATCGAGGTTTACGAGCATGACTTGTCGGATCCCGACGACTTCGCCGGCCAGACTTGCTTGCCGGTGTGGGAGTTGCGGACTGGAATCCGGTCGGTGAAGCTTTGCGATCATGAGGGAGAGACTCTCCCGTCGGTCAAGCTATTGATGCGCTTTGACGTCATTGATGTGGCTTGA
- the LOC122043247 gene encoding PHD finger protein ALFIN-LIKE 1-like isoform X1 — MELGSISSAPRTVEEIFKDYSGRRAGIVRALTHDVDEFYAQCDPDKENLCLYGHSNDMWEVNLPAEEVPPELPEPALGINFARDVMSRRDWLSLIAMHSDSWLLSVAFYLGARLNRNERKRLFSMINELPTVFEVVSDRRRSKEKSGLDIANKLKVSNKRTGDGQIKSNPKPADEGYGEDDDDEHSETLCGTCGGSYNADEFWIACDVCERWFHGKCVKITPAKAESIKQYKCPSCSSKKGRQ, encoded by the exons ATGGAACTCGGCTCCATCTCCTCCGCCCCCCGAACCGTCGAGGAGATCTTCAAGGACTACAGCGGCCGCCGCGCCGGCATCGTCCGCGCCCTCACCCACG ATGTCGACGAGTTCTACGCCCAGTGCGATCCCG ATAAGGAGAATCTTTGCCTCTACGGACACTCCAACGACATGTGGGAGGTGAATTTGCCGGCGGAGGAGGTGCCGCCGGAGCTTCCGGAGCCGGCGCTTGGCATCAACTTTGCGAGGGATGTTATGAGCCGAAGAGACTGGCTCTCGCTCATTGCCATGCACAGTGACTCGTGGCTCTTGTCCGTCGCGTTCTACCTTGGGGCACGCCTCAACCGGAATGAGAG GAAACGCTTGTTTAGCATGATCAATGAACTTCCAACTGTGTTTGAAGTTGTTTCAGATAGAAGACGATCAAAAGAAAAGTCTGGTCTGGACATTGCAAATAAATTGAAAGTCTCAAACAAG CGAACTGGTGATGGACAGATAAAAAGCAACCCAAAGCCAGCTGATGAGGGATACGGTGAAGATGATGACGATGAACATAGCGAAACCCTTTGTGGAACTTGTGGCGGAAGCTACAATGCAGATGAATTTTGGATTGCCTGTGATGTCTGCGAAAGATGGTTCCATGGAAAATGTGTGAAGATTACTCCCGCAAAAGCTGAGAGCATAAAGCAGTACAAGTGCCCCAGTTGTAGTTCAAAGAAAGGCAGGCAATAA
- the LOC122043247 gene encoding PHD finger protein ALFIN-LIKE 1-like isoform X2 produces MELGSISSAPRTVEEIFKDYSGRRAGIVRALTHDVDEFYAQCDPDKENLCLYGHSNDMWEVNLPAEEVPPELPEPALGINFARDVMSRRDWLSLIAMHSDSWLLSVAFYLGARLNRNERKRLFSMINELPTVFEVVSDRRRSKEKSGLDIANKLKVSNKIKSNPKPADEGYGEDDDDEHSETLCGTCGGSYNADEFWIACDVCERWFHGKCVKITPAKAESIKQYKCPSCSSKKGRQ; encoded by the exons ATGGAACTCGGCTCCATCTCCTCCGCCCCCCGAACCGTCGAGGAGATCTTCAAGGACTACAGCGGCCGCCGCGCCGGCATCGTCCGCGCCCTCACCCACG ATGTCGACGAGTTCTACGCCCAGTGCGATCCCG ATAAGGAGAATCTTTGCCTCTACGGACACTCCAACGACATGTGGGAGGTGAATTTGCCGGCGGAGGAGGTGCCGCCGGAGCTTCCGGAGCCGGCGCTTGGCATCAACTTTGCGAGGGATGTTATGAGCCGAAGAGACTGGCTCTCGCTCATTGCCATGCACAGTGACTCGTGGCTCTTGTCCGTCGCGTTCTACCTTGGGGCACGCCTCAACCGGAATGAGAG GAAACGCTTGTTTAGCATGATCAATGAACTTCCAACTGTGTTTGAAGTTGTTTCAGATAGAAGACGATCAAAAGAAAAGTCTGGTCTGGACATTGCAAATAAATTGAAAGTCTCAAACAAG ATAAAAAGCAACCCAAAGCCAGCTGATGAGGGATACGGTGAAGATGATGACGATGAACATAGCGAAACCCTTTGTGGAACTTGTGGCGGAAGCTACAATGCAGATGAATTTTGGATTGCCTGTGATGTCTGCGAAAGATGGTTCCATGGAAAATGTGTGAAGATTACTCCCGCAAAAGCTGAGAGCATAAAGCAGTACAAGTGCCCCAGTTGTAGTTCAAAGAAAGGCAGGCAATAA
- the LOC122043247 gene encoding PHD finger protein ALFIN-LIKE 2-like isoform X3: MELGSISSAPRTVEEIFKDYSGRRAGIVRALTHDVDEFYAQCDPDKENLCLYGHSNDMWEVNLPAEEVPPELPEPALGINFARDVMSRRDWLSLIAMHSDSWLLSVAFYLGARLNRNERLGWTETHHWVVSCFDISSLVDGKNLFQIEDDQKKSLVWTLQIN; this comes from the exons ATGGAACTCGGCTCCATCTCCTCCGCCCCCCGAACCGTCGAGGAGATCTTCAAGGACTACAGCGGCCGCCGCGCCGGCATCGTCCGCGCCCTCACCCACG ATGTCGACGAGTTCTACGCCCAGTGCGATCCCG ATAAGGAGAATCTTTGCCTCTACGGACACTCCAACGACATGTGGGAGGTGAATTTGCCGGCGGAGGAGGTGCCGCCGGAGCTTCCGGAGCCGGCGCTTGGCATCAACTTTGCGAGGGATGTTATGAGCCGAAGAGACTGGCTCTCGCTCATTGCCATGCACAGTGACTCGTGGCTCTTGTCCGTCGCGTTCTACCTTGGGGCACGCCTCAACCGGAATGAGAG GTTAGGTTGGACTGAGACACACCATTGGGTTGTGTCTTGTTTTGACATCTCTAGTCTTGTGGATGGGAAAAAT TTGTTTCAGATAGAAGACGATCAAAAGAAAAGTCTGGTCTGGACATTGCAAATAAATTGA